The Triticum aestivum cultivar Chinese Spring chromosome 3A, IWGSC CS RefSeq v2.1, whole genome shotgun sequence genome includes a region encoding these proteins:
- the LOC123057354 gene encoding uncharacterized protein — MPEETRVPDLNQHQVQWPDSIGEGYAQDTPDVNWGDENTQRGVNTGLRGASHDHGVNTGLRGASHDLDDTVTSLVTEFFGGDVIGPCFIPPESQPYAYNYASGSQQGFATPPPTQDSQTHEAELEYGRDLRVTRPPNRLSPSGRKERPGGRRKVG; from the exons ATGCCCGAGGAGACTCGTGTACCAGATTTAAACCAGCACCAAGTACAATGGCCAGACAGTATAGGAGAGGGATATGCTCAG GACACACCTGATGTTAATTGGGGCGATGAGAACACCCAACGCGGCGTCAACACAGGCCTCCGGGGAGCATCACATGATCATGGCGTCAACACAGGCCTCCGGGGAGCATCACATGATCTTGACGACACGGTTACATCATTAGTTACAGAGTTCTTCGGAGgggatgttattggcccatgttttaTCCCCCCGGAGTCACAACCATACGCCTACAATTACGCTTCAGGTTCGCAACAAGGATTCGCGACTCCACCACCTACGCAGGACTCGCAGACACATGAAGCCGAATTGGAGTACGGCCGCGATCTTCGTGTGACCCGGCCACCTAATCGCTTGTCGCCTTCCGGTCGTAAGGAAAGGCCAGGTGGTCGTCGTAAAGTAGGGTGA